The genomic region TTGTCCGACGATAAGTCATGACTTCCGCATCAGGAAAGGCATGCCTCTGTCCGGGCGCGTACTTCACCATCCCATCGGTATCAACAAGGTGGAGCTTGGGCTGTTCGCCCAGCAGTCCTTCCACGATCGTCATGTTCTCAAGCTTGATATCGAGATGATAAATACCGCGTTCGTGAAGCTGCTTGAGCTGACCACTGATGTCTTGAAAATTCTGCAGCGGGAAACGGCCGCGTAATTTTTTGCTTGATATATGATCGTAGAGGTTATCTCCGGCATTTCTGGCAATCTGAAGCGTTTCGGAACGCGCAGCACTTTCCATAATCGTTATGGATGGAACGAAACAGTCCAGATCCCCGTAATCAACGGGCTTAGCCCGCACTTCCCTTTTTACAGCAGGTGCGGTTGCATTTCGCAGAATGAAGTCGCGCGGCGCACGATAGACCGTGGCGTACGATCCTCTACCCAGCTCGAGGCTGTGATGCTCCTTTCCGTAAGCGCTCATCGTACGGGGCATGCCGTGACGTCTTGCCGTGGTATCGTCTCGAAAATGGACGTTCGCCATTCCAAATTTATTGATTCTTTGACCTTCGGGAGTCTGCGCCTTCTCACGATTGCTTTTATATTGGCTATAGACGAAATCGACTGGCGGTCCAGCCTTCGAGTCTTTCTCAGCGAATTTGTCAGCGACGCGCTGGCGATTAGCTCTCCAGGCCCTCTGGATGCGTGTCGCAAAAAAATTCGGCGTCGCTTGTTGTAGTTGAGCAATCCTCTTTACTTCACCCAAACTCTCTGGGTCGGCTCCATCCCGAGGAGATTCATGAGACGATGCACTGACCTGCGCCTCTTTCTCTAGTGCTTTTCCGGCTAGGAGATCGCTCTTCGTCTTCAGGGTATTGATCTTTTCGGCAGCATCGGAAACCCCTCCGCGCTCTCCCAGAAGAGTGAGCGTCGAACTCACCAGAACCCGCACGGCCTGCTCCAGGTTAACGGCCCGACTGCCGGTCGGCGCCCCCGCTTGCTTGAACAGTTTTTTGAAAGCGTCCGCATGTATCGTTGCATGCCCCGTCCCCAGCGGGGACATCGCCTCTTCGAACCGCTCTCGCGCCTCGCGCGGCGCCAATTCGTCCAATGCCTGCCTTAAGGCTGTTTCTCTCGCGAGCGAGATCTCATTCTCGCTAGGCAACTGCTCGTTGTTCGCTGCCACCGCACTCACCAGCGTCGTGGTATGAAAGCGCATGACCGCAGCAGCCAGCTCCTTCGAGCCGCTCTCACGCGTCCCCAACAACCGCACCAGCTCTCCTGCTGCTTCGCGCGTAGACTGCAATGCTCCTCGTTTCTGGCAGATCGCCGCCGTGTCGAGGCTGGCGACGTAGCGCAGCGTTTCCGCAGCCTGCGCCCGGACATGTGGCTTGTCAGTCACCGGTCCACCGGGGTCGTAGGCCAATCGCTGCTGAAGAAGCTCTATGTAGAACTCCTTCTGATGAACGCTGAGAGTCTCCGGCGGAACGCCCGCCTTCGCCGCGATCTTGCCGAACGCCGCCGCTGCCGGTGCGCAGCGCAACGCTGCGTCAGAGGCCGTCTGGCGCTGTTCCTGCTGGCTCAACTGCGTCACATAGGCATCCAACTGACGCACCTGCCCCGCCGTGATCGGCTTTCCAGACGCTGCAGTCCCCGAACGCACCATGCCGAACGCCTGCTCCGCTATGG from Hyphomicrobium sp. MC1 harbors:
- a CDS encoding serine/threonine-protein kinase, which gives rise to MPVTLDHLVARSAGLKDNAVLRLESDGDVTTAERGIFGKFLQLFRNTDAPGTRTMERDLLHDVRARYGNAIAEQAFGMVRSGTAASGKPITAGQVRQLDAYVTQLSQQEQRQTASDAALRCAPAAAAFGKIAAKAGVPPETLSVHQKEFYIELLQQRLAYDPGGPVTDKPHVRAQAAETLRYVASLDTAAICQKRGALQSTREAAGELVRLLGTRESGSKELAAAVMRFHTTTLVSAVAANNEQLPSENEISLARETALRQALDELAPREARERFEEAMSPLGTGHATIHADAFKKLFKQAGAPTGSRAVNLEQAVRVLVSSTLTLLGERGGVSDAAEKINTLKTKSDLLAGKALEKEAQVSASSHESPRDGADPESLGEVKRIAQLQQATPNFFATRIQRAWRANRQRVADKFAEKDSKAGPPVDFVYSQYKSNREKAQTPEGQRINKFGMANVHFRDDTTARRHGMPRTMSAYGKEHHSLELGRGSYATVYRAPRDFILRNATAPAVKREVRAKPVDYGDLDCFVPSITIMESAARSETLQIARNAGDNLYDHISSKKLRGRFPLQNFQDISGQLKQLHERGIYHLDIKLENMTIVEGLLGEQPKLHLVDTDGMVKYAPGQRHAFPDAEVMTYRRTRQVRAVDYDQTSGEILYQRGTRVVPDHRADDEYAFLILMLNARSVQADDEISKMLRNSKPPSKAMTKEMESFVTGAIKPSHRQEVMAFLREPWNHVLSIPLHDMVDWEHGRLS